A single genomic interval of Amycolatopsis albispora harbors:
- a CDS encoding BTAD domain-containing putative transcriptional regulator — protein sequence MRFGVLGPLEVWTADQRPVRVPEAKVRALLADLLAHRGRPVSVDRLVDDLWGTRPPANPTGALQTKVSQLRRALEDGEAGGRELVVSGPSGYTLLAEPADVDHSRFEQLLEQARQAADPRAKAAQLAEALALWRGAAFADFADADFLAPVIQRLDEQRLVALEEQAEARLELGEHSELAGELTDLVARHPLRERLRRAHLLALYRAGRQSEALAGYTELRQRLADELGLDPSPELAELYQSMLRQDPALTPSARRTTNLPAQLTGLIGRDAEVDEVGRLLAAHRLVTLTGPGGVGKTRLAIEAASRLVGGFPDGVWLVELAGHWTHGAPEAACSVAEVTASMLNLREDTKSGTLPPPSDQLAEALRDQRLLLVLDNCEHLVEPVADLVRLLLRTAPGLRVLITSQEPLGLAGEFVHTVRPLELSSAIELFRTRATAAAPDFALSEENSEAVAEICRRLDGIPLALELAASRIRVLGAQELLSRLDDRFRLLVTGERGAPARQQTLRAMIGWSWELLTEAERIVLRRQAVHTEGCELEAAEAVCAGDGVKPGEVLDLLARLVDRSLVAVTRQGGRTRYRLLESVAAYCVERLHEAGEYDEVRRRHHRYYLDLAERAEERLCRSDQRSWLDRLDAESANFRGALEGAEIDGNAELAIRLVNALGWYWFLRGRLREGHRSVTLALGIDGHAPEVPRTRAMAWRAALTILIGEGSGLHETAERVLARYEEVDDPLGRARAEWFLSFALIGAGDLDLGAARVERALAGFRALGDRWGEAAALSLQAMQARPRGGLARARRDSERALELFREVGDRWGEVKSTDTLSSLAEIAGDYERAESLHRNALRLAEELGLWNEVSYSLSGIGRIALLKGEFAKADEYHERARKLAAQHSHKRGEQFAEIGLGLSARRQGRPERAEAHLERWLEWCRQVDGDLGTALILAELGFAAEQRGEIALALDRQREGLDAALATGDPRSVALGLEGLASASAAAGEHAAAARLLGAAAATRASVGTPLPAAERGDVDRTTAAARAALGESGFTEQFRHGEQLSPEVAAGSFVDIQG from the coding sequence GTGCGTTTCGGTGTGCTTGGTCCGCTCGAGGTGTGGACGGCGGATCAGCGGCCGGTGCGGGTGCCGGAGGCGAAGGTCCGCGCCCTGCTCGCCGACCTGCTCGCGCACCGAGGGCGCCCGGTTTCGGTGGACCGCCTGGTCGACGACCTGTGGGGCACGCGCCCGCCGGCGAACCCGACCGGCGCGCTGCAGACCAAGGTGTCCCAGCTGCGGCGGGCGCTGGAGGACGGCGAGGCGGGCGGCCGCGAGCTGGTGGTGTCCGGCCCGTCGGGGTACACGCTGCTGGCCGAGCCCGCCGACGTCGACCACAGCCGGTTCGAGCAGCTGCTGGAGCAGGCCCGCCAGGCCGCGGACCCGCGTGCCAAGGCGGCCCAGCTGGCCGAGGCGCTGGCGTTGTGGCGTGGTGCCGCGTTCGCCGACTTCGCCGACGCGGACTTCCTCGCGCCGGTGATCCAGCGGCTCGACGAGCAGCGGCTGGTGGCGCTGGAGGAACAGGCCGAAGCCCGGCTGGAGCTGGGCGAGCACAGCGAGCTGGCCGGGGAGCTGACCGACCTGGTCGCGCGGCATCCGCTGCGGGAGCGCCTGCGCCGCGCGCACCTGCTCGCGCTGTACCGCGCGGGCCGTCAGAGCGAAGCGCTCGCCGGGTACACCGAGCTGCGCCAGCGCCTCGCCGACGAGCTGGGCCTCGACCCGAGTCCCGAGCTGGCCGAGCTGTACCAGTCGATGCTGCGGCAGGATCCGGCGCTCACGCCGTCGGCCCGCCGCACCACGAACCTGCCCGCGCAGCTGACCGGGCTGATCGGGCGGGACGCCGAGGTCGACGAGGTCGGGCGGCTGCTCGCGGCGCACCGGCTGGTCACGCTGACCGGGCCGGGCGGGGTGGGCAAAACCCGGCTGGCCATCGAGGCGGCGTCCCGGCTGGTCGGTGGTTTTCCCGACGGGGTGTGGCTGGTCGAGCTGGCCGGGCACTGGACACACGGCGCGCCGGAGGCCGCGTGCTCGGTCGCCGAGGTCACCGCGAGCATGCTGAACCTGCGCGAGGACACCAAGTCCGGCACGCTGCCGCCGCCGTCGGACCAGCTCGCCGAAGCCCTGCGTGACCAGCGCCTGCTGCTCGTGCTGGACAACTGCGAGCACCTGGTCGAGCCGGTCGCCGACCTGGTGCGGCTGCTGCTGCGGACCGCGCCGGGCCTGCGCGTGCTGATCACCAGCCAGGAGCCGCTCGGCCTGGCGGGTGAGTTCGTGCACACCGTGCGCCCGCTCGAACTGAGCAGTGCGATCGAGCTGTTCCGCACGCGGGCGACCGCGGCGGCGCCGGATTTCGCGTTGTCCGAGGAGAACAGCGAGGCGGTCGCGGAAATCTGCCGCCGCCTCGACGGCATCCCGCTCGCGCTCGAACTGGCCGCCAGCCGCATCCGCGTGCTCGGCGCGCAGGAACTGCTGTCCCGCTTGGACGACCGCTTCCGCCTGCTCGTCACCGGCGAGCGTGGTGCGCCCGCCCGGCAGCAGACGCTGCGCGCGATGATCGGCTGGAGCTGGGAGCTGCTCACCGAGGCCGAGCGGATCGTGCTGCGACGGCAGGCCGTGCACACCGAGGGCTGCGAGCTGGAGGCCGCCGAAGCGGTGTGCGCGGGCGACGGGGTGAAGCCCGGCGAGGTGCTGGACCTGCTGGCGCGGCTGGTCGACCGGTCGCTGGTGGCGGTGACCAGGCAGGGCGGCCGCACGCGGTACCGCCTGCTGGAGTCGGTGGCCGCGTACTGCGTCGAACGGCTGCACGAAGCGGGCGAGTACGACGAGGTCCGGCGGCGGCACCACCGGTACTACCTCGACCTGGCCGAACGCGCCGAAGAGCGGCTGTGCCGGTCCGATCAGCGGAGCTGGCTCGACCGGCTGGACGCCGAGAGCGCCAACTTCCGGGGCGCGCTCGAGGGCGCGGAGATCGACGGCAACGCCGAGTTGGCGATCCGGCTGGTCAACGCGCTGGGCTGGTACTGGTTCCTGCGCGGCAGGCTGCGGGAGGGCCACCGGTCGGTCACGCTCGCGCTCGGCATCGACGGCCACGCGCCGGAGGTCCCGCGGACCAGGGCGATGGCCTGGCGCGCCGCGCTCACCATTCTCATCGGTGAGGGCTCCGGCCTGCACGAAACCGCCGAGCGGGTGCTGGCGCGGTACGAGGAGGTCGACGATCCGCTGGGCCGTGCGCGGGCCGAGTGGTTCCTGAGCTTCGCGTTGATCGGCGCGGGTGACCTCGACCTCGGGGCCGCCAGGGTCGAGCGCGCGCTGGCCGGGTTCCGCGCGCTCGGCGACCGCTGGGGCGAGGCGGCCGCGCTCAGCCTGCAGGCCATGCAGGCGCGCCCGCGGGGCGGGCTGGCGCGGGCGCGGCGTGACTCCGAACGCGCCCTCGAGCTGTTCCGCGAGGTCGGTGACCGGTGGGGCGAGGTGAAGTCGACCGACACGCTCAGCTCGCTGGCCGAGATCGCCGGTGACTACGAGCGCGCGGAAAGCCTGCACCGCAACGCTTTGCGGCTCGCCGAGGAGCTGGGCCTGTGGAACGAGGTGTCCTACTCGCTGTCCGGCATCGGCCGGATCGCGTTGCTGAAGGGCGAGTTCGCCAAGGCCGACGAGTACCACGAGCGCGCGCGGAAGCTGGCCGCGCAGCATTCGCACAAGCGCGGTGAGCAGTTCGCCGAAATCGGGCTGGGCTTGTCCGCGCGGCGGCAGGGCCGGCCCGAGCGCGCCGAGGCGCACCTGGAGCGGTGGCTCGAGTGGTGCCGCCAGGTCGACGGTGATCTGGGCACCGCGCTGATCCTGGCCGAGCTGGGGTTCGCCGCGGAGCAACGCGGCGAGATCGCGCTCGCGCTGGACCGGCAGCGGGAGGGCCTGGACGCCGCGCTCGCCACCGGTGATCCGCGCTCGGTCGCACTGGGACTGGAGGGTCTGGCGAGCGCGAGCGCGGCGGCCGGGGAGCACGCCGCCGCCGCACGCCTGCTCGGCGCGGCGGCCGCGACCAGGGCGTCGGTGGGCACGCCGCTGCCCGCCGCCGAACGCGGTGACGTGGACCGGACCACCGCCGCGGCCCGCGCCGCACTGGGCGAATCCGGCTTCACCGAACAATTCCGGCATGGTGAGCAGCTGTCCCCCGAGGTGGCCGCGGGGTCCTTTGTGGACATTCAAGGGTGA
- a CDS encoding aldo/keto reductase yields MTGIPTVTLNNGVTMPQLGYGVFQVPDAETATAVTSALEAGYRSIDTATVYGNERGVGQALADSGIKREDLFVTTKLWNSDQGYDAALRAFDASAERLGLDYLDLYLIHWPTPERGLYAESWRALEKLHADGRIRAIGVSNFQPSHLDELARTGSVVPAVNQVEVHPYLQQAEVREYNEKHGIVTEAWSPLAKGGDLLADPVVRELAAKHDRTPAQVVLRWHLQLGNVVIPKSVTPSRIRENLAVFDFTLADEDLAALASLDRGERTGPDPDTFNVA; encoded by the coding sequence ATGACCGGCATTCCCACCGTCACCCTGAACAACGGCGTGACCATGCCGCAGCTGGGGTACGGGGTGTTCCAGGTTCCCGACGCGGAGACCGCGACCGCGGTGACCTCAGCGCTCGAAGCCGGGTACCGCAGCATCGACACGGCCACCGTGTACGGCAACGAACGCGGCGTCGGCCAGGCGCTGGCCGACTCGGGCATCAAGCGCGAGGACCTTTTTGTCACCACCAAGCTGTGGAACTCCGACCAGGGCTACGACGCCGCGCTGCGCGCGTTCGACGCCAGCGCGGAGCGGCTCGGGCTCGACTACCTGGACCTGTACCTGATCCACTGGCCGACCCCGGAGCGCGGGCTGTACGCCGAGAGCTGGCGGGCGCTGGAGAAGCTGCACGCCGACGGCCGGATCCGCGCCATCGGCGTGTCGAACTTCCAGCCGTCCCACCTGGACGAGCTGGCGCGCACCGGCTCGGTGGTGCCCGCGGTGAACCAGGTCGAGGTGCACCCGTACCTCCAGCAGGCCGAGGTCCGCGAGTACAACGAGAAGCACGGCATCGTCACCGAGGCGTGGAGCCCGCTGGCCAAGGGCGGCGACCTGCTCGCCGACCCGGTGGTGCGCGAGCTGGCCGCCAAGCACGACCGCACCCCGGCGCAGGTGGTGCTGCGCTGGCACCTGCAGCTGGGCAACGTGGTCATCCCCAAGTCGGTGACGCCGTCGCGCATCCGGGAGAACCTGGCGGTGTTCGACTTCACGCTGGCCGACGAGGATCTCGCCGCACTGGCGTCCCTTGACCGCGGTGAGCGCACCGGGCCGGACCCCGACACCTTCAACGTGGCCTGA
- the ligD gene encoding non-homologous end-joining DNA ligase, translating into MSEAVVVETDGVEVPITSPDKVFFTERAETKLDLVRYYQAVAGPLLGTIQGRPLLLERYPSGAGGKSWFQKRVPKSVPPWLRTTVVSTPNGTTSDALVAADLAHILWAVNLGCLGFHVWPYHAETPEVTDELRIDLDPSPGVSFEQLREAAALTRELLAELGIEAHLKTSGSRGLHVYVRLEPRWDGYQVRASAVALARELERRHPALITAKWWKEERGARVFVDFNQNAPHKTVFGAWCVRPRAGAQVSTPIRWDELGTVEPDDLTIATVPARVAERGDPWAGMNERPQSLEPLLERSRQDLADGLMDAPWPPVYPKQPNEPPRVAPSRAKRP; encoded by the coding sequence ATGAGCGAGGCGGTGGTGGTCGAGACCGACGGCGTCGAGGTGCCGATCACCTCCCCGGACAAGGTTTTCTTCACCGAGCGCGCGGAAACCAAGCTCGACCTGGTGCGGTACTACCAGGCCGTGGCCGGTCCGCTGCTGGGCACCATCCAGGGCCGCCCGCTGCTGCTGGAGCGGTACCCGAGCGGGGCGGGCGGCAAGTCGTGGTTCCAGAAACGCGTGCCGAAGTCGGTGCCGCCGTGGCTGCGGACCACCGTGGTGTCCACGCCGAACGGCACCACCAGCGACGCGCTGGTCGCCGCCGACCTCGCGCACATCCTGTGGGCGGTCAATCTCGGCTGCCTCGGTTTCCACGTCTGGCCGTACCACGCCGAAACGCCCGAAGTGACCGACGAACTCCGCATCGACCTCGACCCGTCGCCCGGTGTCAGCTTCGAGCAGCTGCGGGAGGCGGCCGCGCTGACCAGGGAACTGCTCGCCGAACTCGGCATCGAGGCGCACCTGAAGACCTCGGGTTCACGCGGGCTGCACGTCTACGTCCGGCTCGAGCCGCGATGGGACGGCTACCAGGTGCGGGCGAGCGCGGTCGCGCTCGCGCGGGAACTGGAGCGGCGGCACCCCGCGCTGATCACCGCGAAGTGGTGGAAGGAGGAACGCGGCGCCCGCGTTTTTGTCGACTTCAACCAGAACGCGCCGCACAAGACGGTTTTCGGGGCGTGGTGCGTGCGCCCGCGGGCCGGTGCGCAGGTGTCCACGCCGATCCGCTGGGACGAACTCGGCACGGTCGAACCGGACGACCTGACCATCGCCACCGTGCCCGCGCGGGTGGCCGAGCGCGGCGATCCGTGGGCGGGCATGAACGAGCGGCCGCAGTCGCTGGAGCCGTTGCTGGAGCGGTCGCGGCAGGACCTGGCCGACGGGCTGATGGACGCGCCGTGGCCGCCGGTCTACCCGAAGCAGCCGAACGAGCCACCGCGCGTTGCCCCGAGTCGCGCCAAACGCCCCTGA
- a CDS encoding SDR family NAD(P)-dependent oxidoreductase, whose translation MRLDLSGKTALVTGSSQGIGLAIATGLAQAGARVAVNGRKQSTVDEAVARVREAGGDAVAAVADVASAEGAGELVARLPEVDVLVNNLGIFGAEPPLEISDDEWRRYFEVNVLSAVRLTRVYLPGMTARGWGRVLNIASDSALVTPAEMIHYGVSKTALLGVSRGFAKEAAGTGVTVNSVIAGPTHTGGVEDFVYQLVDRSLPWEEAQREFMRLHRPQSLLRRLIEPEEIANMVVYLSSPLASATTGAAVRVDGGYVDSIVP comes from the coding sequence ATGCGCTTGGACCTGAGCGGGAAGACCGCGCTGGTCACCGGCTCCAGCCAGGGCATCGGGCTGGCCATCGCGACCGGGCTGGCGCAGGCGGGCGCGCGAGTGGCGGTGAACGGCCGCAAGCAGTCCACTGTGGACGAAGCCGTGGCGCGCGTGCGCGAGGCGGGCGGGGACGCGGTGGCCGCCGTCGCGGACGTGGCCTCCGCGGAAGGGGCCGGGGAACTGGTCGCGCGACTGCCCGAAGTGGACGTGCTGGTCAACAACCTCGGCATCTTCGGCGCCGAGCCGCCGCTGGAGATCAGCGACGACGAATGGCGGCGGTACTTCGAGGTGAACGTGCTGTCCGCGGTCCGGCTGACCCGCGTCTACCTGCCCGGCATGACCGCGCGCGGCTGGGGGCGGGTGCTGAACATCGCCAGTGACTCCGCACTGGTCACCCCGGCCGAGATGATCCACTACGGCGTCTCGAAGACCGCGCTGCTCGGCGTGTCGCGCGGGTTCGCGAAAGAGGCGGCGGGCACCGGGGTCACGGTGAACTCGGTGATCGCCGGGCCCACGCACACCGGCGGGGTCGAGGACTTCGTGTACCAGCTGGTGGACCGCTCGCTGCCGTGGGAGGAGGCGCAGCGCGAGTTCATGCGGCTGCACCGGCCGCAGTCACTGCTGCGGCGGCTGATCGAGCCGGAGGAGATCGCGAACATGGTGGTCTACCTGAGCTCACCACTGGCCTCGGCGACCACGGGCGCCGCCGTCCGCGTGGACGGCGGCTACGTCGACTCGATCGTCCCCTGA
- a CDS encoding ATP-dependent DNA ligase, whose product MDLPVMPPVKPMLAKSVRDVPRGPGVLYEPKWDGFRCIVFRDGDEVELGSRNDRPLTRYFPELVELLRAALPPRCVVDGEIVVVTGAGLDFDTLQNRLHPAASRVQKLAVETPASFVAFDLLALGDRDLTEEPFAERRRLLASLLSDALSQIVLTPVTDDPAVAEDWFTRFEGAGFDGVMAKPGDQPYEQDKRVMWKVKHERTADCVVAGFRWHKDGEGVGSLLLGLYDDNGRLHHVGVASSFTAARRRELVDELAPLRENAMAEHPWRAWAEEHAQVGGRMPGGVSRWTGKKDLSWEPLRAEWVAEVRYEHVLAGRFRHGGRLVRFRPDRDPKSCTYAQLEEVAPAELTALFGSAG is encoded by the coding sequence GTGGATCTGCCCGTGATGCCGCCGGTGAAACCGATGCTGGCCAAGTCCGTCCGTGACGTGCCGCGCGGACCCGGTGTGCTGTACGAGCCGAAGTGGGACGGCTTCCGCTGCATCGTCTTCCGCGACGGCGACGAGGTCGAGCTGGGGTCCCGCAACGACCGCCCGCTCACCCGCTACTTCCCCGAGCTGGTCGAGCTGCTGCGGGCCGCGCTGCCGCCGCGGTGCGTGGTGGACGGCGAGATCGTGGTGGTCACCGGCGCCGGGCTGGACTTCGACACGCTGCAGAACCGGCTGCACCCGGCCGCTTCCCGCGTGCAGAAGCTGGCCGTGGAGACGCCCGCCAGCTTCGTCGCCTTCGACCTGCTCGCGCTCGGCGACCGCGACCTGACCGAGGAGCCCTTCGCCGAACGCCGCCGCCTGCTGGCGAGCCTGCTGTCCGACGCGTTGTCGCAGATCGTGCTCACCCCGGTCACCGACGATCCCGCGGTCGCCGAAGACTGGTTCACCCGGTTCGAGGGCGCCGGGTTCGACGGCGTGATGGCCAAGCCGGGCGACCAGCCGTACGAGCAGGACAAGCGCGTGATGTGGAAGGTCAAGCACGAGCGCACGGCCGACTGCGTGGTGGCCGGGTTCCGCTGGCACAAGGACGGTGAGGGCGTCGGCTCGCTGCTGCTCGGCCTCTACGACGACAACGGGAGGCTCCACCACGTCGGCGTGGCCAGCAGCTTCACCGCCGCGCGGCGCCGGGAACTGGTCGACGAGCTGGCGCCGTTGCGGGAGAACGCGATGGCCGAGCACCCGTGGCGCGCGTGGGCCGAGGAGCACGCGCAGGTGGGCGGCCGGATGCCGGGCGGGGTGAGCCGGTGGACCGGCAAGAAGGACCTGTCGTGGGAACCGCTGCGTGCCGAATGGGTGGCCGAGGTCCGGTACGAGCACGTGCTGGCCGGGCGGTTCCGGCACGGCGGCAGGCTGGTCCGCTTCCGGCCCGACCGCGATCCGAAGTCCTGCACCTACGCCCAGCTCGAAGAGGTCGCGCCCGCGGAGCTGACCGCGTTGTTCGGGAGCGCCGGATGA
- a CDS encoding SDR family oxidoreductase has product MIAPRAVVTGGTHGIGLAIAKAVLAREGQVLVTGLDERRVESARDELGPRAFVVRSDAASMADIDALGGIVDDRLGGVDALFVNAGVAYGTPVAETTEELYDRTFDVNTKGAFFTVRRLLPRLKDGGAIVFTTSVADEGGAAGLGPYAGSKAAVWSFAQVLAAELLPRGIRVNAVAPGFIDTPSMGLTGASAEERAAFSKAGDAVTPMKRHGTPEEVAAAALFLAFDATFTTAVKLPVDGGLGRRLTG; this is encoded by the coding sequence GTGATCGCACCGAGGGCGGTGGTCACCGGCGGGACGCACGGCATCGGGCTGGCCATCGCGAAGGCGGTGCTCGCGCGGGAGGGGCAGGTCCTGGTCACCGGCCTCGACGAGCGCCGGGTCGAGTCGGCGCGCGACGAACTGGGCCCGCGAGCGTTCGTGGTGCGCTCCGACGCGGCGAGCATGGCCGACATCGACGCGCTCGGCGGCATCGTCGACGACCGGCTCGGCGGGGTGGACGCGTTGTTCGTCAACGCCGGGGTGGCCTACGGCACCCCGGTCGCCGAGACCACCGAAGAGCTGTATGACCGGACCTTCGACGTCAACACCAAGGGCGCGTTCTTCACCGTGCGGCGGCTGCTGCCACGGCTGAAGGACGGCGGCGCGATCGTGTTCACCACGTCGGTGGCCGACGAGGGCGGGGCGGCCGGCCTGGGGCCCTACGCCGGTTCGAAGGCGGCGGTGTGGTCGTTCGCGCAGGTGCTGGCGGCGGAACTGCTGCCGAGGGGAATCCGGGTGAACGCGGTGGCGCCCGGGTTCATCGACACGCCGAGCATGGGGCTGACCGGGGCGAGCGCGGAGGAACGCGCGGCCTTCTCGAAGGCGGGCGACGCCGTCACCCCGATGAAGCGGCACGGCACGCCGGAGGAGGTGGCGGCGGCCGCGTTGTTCCTCGCCTTCGACGCCACGTTCACCACGGCCGTGAAGCTGCCCGTGGACGGCGGCCTCGGCAGGCGGCTCACCGGCTAG
- a CDS encoding MFS transporter — MPVALFALAISAFGIGTTEFVIMGLLPEVAADFGVSIPAAGLLISGYALGVVVGAPLLTALGSRIPRKTVLVALMVLFIAGNLLSAVATGYGLLMTGRIVAALSHGAFFGVGSVVAASLVAPSRRASAIAMMFTGLTVANVLGVPAGTALGQQLGWRSTFWAVSALGVVGLVGILALVPRQERVEGGGLRSELAVFRKPQVWLALAMTALGFAGVFASFTYIAPMMTEVAGFSSGAVTWLLVLFGAGLVAGNLLGGRAADRALMPSLYAILAALSLVLLAFVVTAHAQLPAAITIALFGAAGFATVPPLQARVMAQAKEAPALASAANIAAFNLGNAGGAWLGGLAIDGGLGYTAPNWIGALLAASGLLVALLSGMLDRKRSPGLVTVH, encoded by the coding sequence ATGCCCGTCGCCTTGTTCGCGCTGGCGATCAGCGCCTTCGGCATCGGCACCACCGAGTTCGTGATCATGGGCCTGCTGCCGGAGGTGGCCGCGGACTTCGGCGTCTCCATCCCGGCCGCCGGCCTGCTCATCTCCGGGTACGCGCTGGGGGTGGTGGTCGGCGCGCCGCTGCTCACCGCGCTCGGCTCACGCATTCCGCGCAAGACCGTGCTGGTCGCGCTGATGGTGCTGTTCATCGCCGGGAACCTGCTCTCGGCCGTGGCCACCGGCTACGGCCTGCTGATGACCGGCCGGATCGTGGCTGCGCTGTCCCACGGTGCCTTCTTCGGCGTCGGCTCGGTGGTGGCGGCCTCGCTGGTCGCGCCGTCGCGGCGGGCCAGCGCGATCGCGATGATGTTCACCGGGCTGACCGTGGCGAACGTGCTCGGCGTGCCCGCCGGGACCGCGCTCGGCCAGCAGCTCGGCTGGCGGTCCACGTTCTGGGCGGTCAGCGCGCTCGGGGTGGTCGGCCTGGTCGGCATTCTCGCGCTGGTGCCCCGGCAGGAGCGCGTCGAAGGCGGTGGCCTGCGCAGCGAACTGGCCGTGTTCCGCAAGCCGCAGGTGTGGCTGGCGCTGGCGATGACCGCGCTCGGGTTTGCCGGGGTGTTCGCCTCGTTCACCTACATCGCGCCGATGATGACCGAGGTGGCCGGCTTCTCCAGCGGCGCGGTCACCTGGCTGCTGGTGTTGTTCGGCGCCGGGCTGGTCGCGGGCAACCTGCTCGGCGGGCGGGCCGCGGACCGGGCGCTGATGCCCAGCCTGTACGCCATTCTCGCGGCGCTTTCGCTGGTGCTGCTGGCGTTCGTGGTCACCGCGCACGCCCAGCTGCCCGCGGCGATCACCATCGCCCTGTTCGGCGCCGCCGGGTTCGCCACCGTGCCCCCGCTGCAGGCCAGGGTGATGGCGCAGGCGAAGGAGGCGCCCGCGCTGGCGTCGGCGGCGAACATCGCCGCGTTCAACCTGGGCAACGCCGGCGGGGCCTGGCTCGGCGGCCTGGCCATCGACGGCGGCCTCGGCTACACCGCGCCCAACTGGATCGGCGCCCTGCTCGCCGCCTCCGGGCTGCTGGTCGCGCTGTTGTCGGGGATGCTGGACCGGAAGCGGTCCCCCGGGCTCGTCACCGTCCACTGA
- a CDS encoding MarR family winged helix-turn-helix transcriptional regulator: protein MSLPDDAVEARAQGWRTLAALHARIEDQLERALQREHELSVSEYTVLDVLARQDGFHLRMTQLANAVVLSQSATTRLVSRLEDRGLLQRYLCPTDRRGIYTEVTAAGQALLAEARPTHDRTLSRALADAEELPELAPLVGALARLTEVS from the coding sequence GTGTCACTGCCCGATGACGCCGTGGAGGCACGCGCCCAGGGGTGGCGCACCCTGGCGGCACTGCACGCCCGGATCGAGGACCAGCTCGAACGCGCGCTCCAGCGCGAGCACGAGCTGTCGGTCAGCGAGTACACCGTGCTCGACGTACTGGCCCGCCAGGACGGCTTCCACCTGCGGATGACCCAGCTCGCCAACGCCGTGGTGCTCAGCCAGTCGGCGACCACGCGGCTGGTGAGCAGGCTCGAGGACCGCGGCCTGCTCCAGCGCTACCTGTGCCCGACCGACCGCCGCGGCATCTACACCGAGGTGACCGCCGCCGGGCAGGCGCTGCTCGCCGAGGCCCGCCCGACCCACGACCGCACGCTTTCGCGGGCGCTGGCCGACGCGGAGGAACTGCCCGAGCTGGCCCCGCTGGTCGGCGCGCTGGCCCGGCTCACCGAAGTTTCCTGA
- a CDS encoding NAD(P)-dependent oxidoreductase: MTENFTTRATVAGLGDMGRALAAALRRNGFPVTVWNRTPGKAGELTAAGAREAAGLAEAFEASPVVILCVVDNEAVGELLDAAGDRLRGRTVVNLTNGTPRQARELAERVTALGAEYVDGGIMAVPPGIGTEASFVLYSGPEHAVEAQRELFEAFGAVRYVGEDTGLAALYDLALLSGMYGMHAGVVHAYALIGSAGVPATEFSALLVPWIEAMSGFVKEAADRVDRDDYTKDVVSNLAMQAKAFPNLIEASVEQGVRPDLMEPVLRLFRERVAQGHGDEDAVGVIKLLRGES; encoded by the coding sequence ATGACCGAGAACTTCACCACCCGCGCCACCGTCGCCGGGCTGGGGGACATGGGCCGGGCGCTGGCCGCGGCGTTGCGGCGGAACGGCTTCCCGGTCACGGTGTGGAACCGCACGCCGGGCAAAGCCGGTGAGCTGACCGCCGCCGGGGCTCGCGAGGCCGCCGGGCTGGCCGAAGCCTTCGAGGCGAGTCCGGTGGTGATCCTGTGCGTGGTCGACAACGAAGCCGTCGGCGAACTGCTCGACGCGGCGGGCGACCGGCTGCGCGGCCGGACCGTGGTCAACCTGACCAACGGCACCCCGCGGCAGGCCCGTGAGCTGGCCGAACGCGTCACGGCGCTGGGCGCGGAGTACGTCGACGGCGGCATCATGGCGGTGCCGCCGGGCATCGGGACCGAGGCGTCGTTTGTGCTCTACTCCGGACCGGAGCACGCGGTCGAGGCGCAGCGCGAGCTGTTCGAAGCCTTCGGCGCGGTGCGGTACGTCGGCGAGGACACCGGGCTGGCGGCGCTGTACGACCTCGCGCTGCTGAGCGGGATGTACGGCATGCACGCGGGTGTGGTGCACGCCTACGCGCTGATCGGCTCGGCGGGCGTGCCGGCGACCGAGTTCTCCGCGTTGCTGGTGCCGTGGATCGAGGCGATGTCCGGGTTCGTCAAGGAGGCGGCCGACCGGGTCGACCGCGACGACTACACCAAGGACGTGGTGTCGAACCTGGCCATGCAGGCGAAGGCGTTCCCGAACCTGATCGAGGCCAGCGTGGAGCAGGGCGTGCGGCCGGACCTGATGGAGCCGGTGCTGCGGTTGTTCCGCGAGCGGGTCGCGCAGGGCCACGGCGACGAGGACGCGGTCGGTGTGATCAAGCTTCTGCGGGGAGAATCGTGA